The genome window GGGAAGGCTAAACATGGAGGCAAACAGACCGGCGGTAACCATCGGCAGGTAATAGACATTGACAAAATAGGGCATGAGCCACTGGGAAAAAGCCACAAAACAGCCGAATACCAGAAAGTAATAAAGGCCAAAGCGCCAGACGCGAACATGCTTGAGCGGCGTCAGCATCTTCGTGAAGGATTTGCTGGAGCTGGCCGGTTTCCTGTTCTCGCTGAAAAGAGCGAAGACCACTCCCATTCCTGCCAGGATCAGTGCGTAATACACCGGAAGCTGCCGCCAGCCATCGATATTGGCGCCGCTGTTGGTCAACCTATTGAGCATGGTCGGGGCGAACAATGTGGTAAGGGCTGCTCCGACATTCCCGGCACCGAAGATACCAAGCGCCGTGCCTTGACGCTCTCGGGGATACCATACCGAGGTGAAGGCGATGCCGATAGAAAAACTGACTCCGGCCAGACCAAAACCAAAGCTGCACAGGGCAAACAAGAAAAAGCTGTCAGCCTTTGACAGCAGGTACATGGGGACGGCGCAGAGGAAAAGTAGCGAGACGAATACAGGCTTGCCTCCGAACTTGTCAGTCAACATGCCGGCCGGAAGGCGGAACAGCGAGCCGGTCAGGACCGGAATCCCCAGGAGCCAGCCGATCTTCACCGGTCCCCAGTTGAACACCTGGTTGTCGACCAGAAATGTCACCAGCACGCCATTGAACATCCAGGCGGCGAAACAGACCGTGAAAGCAAGGGTGTTGAGAAAGAGGATCTTATGTGATTTTGCGGTTGCGATTTCCAGCATCAGCAAGCCCTTTCAAACCCGTAGTAATCACACCAGAATTACTATTTTGCCCGCCAGCGATACAGAATCGGCGGGTCTTTCAAAAAGTCGAACGGGACATACAGCAGGTGTACCAGCTTGGTGAACGGCAACAGTGCCACGATCAGGAAAGCACCGGCCGCATGCAGTTTGAAGACCAGCGGGAAATCGGTCATGTACTCTATCTGCGGGTTGAAAGTCAGTAGCGACCAGAGATAGGGAACCGCCGTGTGCAGATACCACTGAGAGCCCCAACGCATGAAAGTGGCGACGTAAACGCCGGTCATGGACTGAGCAAGCAGGAGGTAAAGCACTACCCAGTCCGAGGCGAATGTCACCCGCTTCAAGATCGGTGTATTGACTCGACGCAGCAGCAGTACCAGGCATCCGAAAACGGCGAAAAGTCCCAATGCAAGTCCGATGCTCTCGATAACTACCAGGTTGTTCTGGTTTCCTAGAAGCGCTTTCATCGGGCCGGGGGCAACAACGCCCAGAACGTGGGCCGCCAGCACCGGAATGATGCCGTAATGCCACGGATTGATACCCCAGAATAGGGTCTTGCGCTCCAGAAATTGAGTGGAATAGGCCGACCAGGTCAAGCGGTTGCTGAAGAAACGATAGGGTGTTACGAAAATAATCAGCGCCAGGGCGGTGTAGGGCAAAACGATAAAGATAAAGCTGTTTAACATGACGGCACCTCCCTACAGTCTTCTGCGCAGAGCAGCCGGGCCGCTTCAACCAGCACCTTCCAGTGGGAATCCTGCCGGCCGGCGAAGGCGCTATTATACCGTTCCACGCCCGGCAGCACGCATTCGGAGATGAATGGCTGTCGCGCTCCGTGTTGATCCTGACGTGCCAGATGGGCCAGAAAACCGAGCAGCACCGAAAGGTGGTCGGGAAGTTCAGTCGCAATGGGGGTGTATCCACAGCGCTCGAACTCCTGTTTCAGCATGATCATGTAGCCGCCCTTTTTCTGGTTGTCTCCGAAAAGGTGGTGGCCCAGATAGGGGGCCGTGGCCGGATTGAAATCAAAGGTGGCAACGTACTCTTCCTGTAACTCTGCCAGGGAAGAGGCTTCAGCAAACCCGGCGAAGTCGGATATGGGGCTGTCCAGGTGCAGCTTATTCAAGAAAGAGCTGACAAGTTCATAATCAACCCGCAGTTGCTGTTTTTCCGTCGGATAGTCGAGCAGCCGGGCAAGGGCATCGTAGCTGGCGGCAATGGTCATTTCGGCCCCCTTGTCTTCTTCAGGATACCGAATCCGCTGGCTCCCTTGCGCTGGTGGGAATCCTGTTCTTCTCGCTGCTGGGTCGGGATGACGTTGCGCTCACGGTATGGGGCGATGGTGAAGAGACTATAGAGACGATTTGCCCCCGCTTCGTCCAGCCCCGCATTTTTCAGGATAGACTCTTCGATAGGTTGGCCAAGGTTTCCGGCGCGTTTGAAGAGCCTCAGGGCGATCTGTTTCCGCAAGATTTCGGCGATGATTTCCTGGTTGCCACCGGAAAGAATGCTGGCCAGGAAGCTGATCGGGGCACGCATCTTTTCAAGCAGCGGGAACGTGCCATGGTCGGCCAGTTCATGGAGATCGCCACCGCTGGATATGACCGGAGAGAGCGAGGGGATGTAGTAGGCCATCGGCATGGTCCGGAATTCGGGATGCAGCGGCAGGGCCACGGCAAACTCTTTAACCAGGGCGTAGACCGGTGATTTTTCGGCAGCCTCCAACCACTGGTCCGTGACCCCGTTCTTGCGGGCGGCTTCCCTGACTTCCGGATCGTGAGGATCCAGGATCACGTCGCGATGGGCCGCCACCAGTTGATCGTCGGGCTTAAGCAGTGCTTCTTCGACCCGGTTGGCATCATAAAGCAGCACGCCGACATGTCGGATCCTGCCGACGCAGCTATGGGCACAGGCATTGCACTGGCCGGTCTCGGTGCGCGGAAAACAAAAGATGCACTTCTCCGCCTTGCCGCTCTGCCAGTTGAAATAGACCTTTTTATACGGGCAGGCGCTGGTGCAGAAACGCCACCCTTTGCAGACCTCCTGATCAACCAGAACAACACCATCCTCGCCACGTTTGTAGATGGCCCGCGACGGGCAGGAGGCAACACAGGCCGGGTTCAGGCAGTGATTGCAGATGCGCGGAAGGTAGTGCATGAACATGCGGCCATAGTCCGCGACCAGGGTGCTATCATCCAGATTGGAGTCTTCGACGGCATAGACCTGCGATCCGGAAAGGTCGTCGTCCCAGTTGGGACCGCCGGTGATCTTCTCGATCCGTTCACCGGAAACCTGGGAGAAGGCCTCGGCCACCGGCTGATCACTGCCTGGCGGGGCTTTGTACAGGTTGCTGTAGTCGAAGTCGAACGGCTCGTAATAGTCATCAAGCTTCGGCATGTTGGGCTGAAAGAACATATTGAAGAGCGTCGGCCCCTTGCCCATCGCCCGCAACTTTAATTTGCCCCCCTCACGGAGCCAGCCGCCCTTGAAAATTTCCTGGTTTTCCCATTTTTTGGGATAGCCGACTCCCGGCTTGGTTTCGACGTTGTTCCACCACATGTACTCGGCGCCCTTGCGGTCGGTCCAGATGTTCTTGCAGGAGATGCTGCAGGTGTGGCAGCCGATGCACTTGTCCAGATTGAATACCATTACCAGCTGTGCTCTGACGTCCATTGCCTCACCCCCTCAACTTTCTGACTACCACATAGCTGTCACGGTTTACGCCGGGCGGCCCCCAGTAATTGAAGTAATAACTGAATTGTGCGTACCCGCCCAGCATCAGGGTCGGCTTCAGGCGGATGCGGGAGAGACTGTTGTGAACACCACCATGCTTGCCGCTTTTGCGGGATTTCTTGACGTTGAGGGTGCGCTCGGGAGCGTGATACATGATCGCCGCACCGCGTGGAATGCGTGACGACACCACGGCACGACTGGTCACCACGCCGTTGGCGTTGAAGACCTCAATCTCCTCGTTGTCCTCAATCCCGGCGCTGGCCGCATCTTCATGGTTGAGCCAGACGACGGGACCGCCTCGCGAAAGGGTCAACATTCTCAGGTTGTCACTGTAGGTGGAGTGGATACTCCACTTGCCGTGGGGAGTCAGGAAGTTAAGGATCAGCCCGGTTTCCCCCTCGGTTTCATCCAGCATGGCCGGATCAAGTTTTCCCTTGAAGGTCGGCAGACCCTCGTTGAACTCACCGTAATAGGGGTGGTCGAGATACAGCGACTGCCGGCCGGTGAGGGTCCGCCAGGGCACGCCATACTCCACGTTCAGTGTGAACGGTGCATAGGGGCGATTCTCGTTGACCAGGCCGCTCCAGACCGGGGAGCTGATGTGGCGGCGCGGCTTCTGGGTGATATCTTCCCAGGTGATACGGAAATTGCGGTCGCCTTCGGATATCTGCGCCAGCGGTTTCCCAACCCGCTTCTCCAGGCTCTGATAGGCGCGGTGGGCCAGCTCGCCGTTGGTCTCCGGGGCCAGGGCCATGATTACGTCGGCTACGTCGCGCACGTCCTCCATATCAATGAAGGTCTTATCTCCCCAGGAGCGTGTCGGCATGGTTTTAAGGAGCTGTTCGTGGATGTCTTCCGCCTCCCAACTGACCCCGTGGGCATGCAGATGGCCAATGTGCGGCCCGAGCGACATGAAGCGGTTGTAGAGATTGACATAGTCGCGCTCGACAATCGGCAGGTGCGGCATGGTTGTGCCCGGAATCGCCTCGCACTCGCCCAGCTTCCAGTCCTTCACATTTCGCTGGGCGATTTCACCCGGCGTGTCGTGCTGCAGAGGCGCTGCGATGATGTCTTTGAAGGGTGCGGGGAAGTGCTTCGGCGAAAGTTCGCTGAACTTTTTAGCGATCCCGGCGAAAATGTTCCAATCGGATTTTGATTCCCAGGCTGGATCAACGGCGGCATCCATGCAGTTGACAAAGGAGTGCATGTCGGTGGTGTTCAGGTCCGATTTTTCGTACCAGGTAGCCGCCGGCAGGACGATGTCCGAATACAGGGTTGAGGTGTCCATGCGGAAGTTGAGATCCACCACCAGATCCAATTTGCCGGTGGGGGCCTTTTCGTGCCAGACGATATCCTTGACCTGCCCCTTGGCCGCCTCCCGGGCGGTAAAACTGCTGTTGGGCGCGCCGATTACATGCTTGAGGAAAAATTCGTGCCCCTTAGCACTGGCGGAGATGGCATTACCGCGCCAGATAAACCAGACCTTGGGAGAGTTCCCGTCACCATCCGGATCCTCGATGGCGAATCGGGTCTCGCCGCTCTTCAGGCGGGCGATCAGCCAGGCCCGGACTTCGTCGTCGGTCGTGGCTCCGGCCGCCTGGGCCTGCTCCATCAGACGGACAGGGCTTTCGTTGAAATGGGGGGAGAACGGAAGCCAGCCGAGCCGGACCGCCTTAGCATTGAAATCAGCGGTGTGCATCGGCATGTTTTCGCCGGTCTCCGGTTTGAAGTAGTCGACGAAATTGCGGTCATAACGCCACTGGTCCGAATGCATATACCAGAAGCTTGGTGTATTCTGCAGCCGTGACGCCTTGATCCAGTCCTGAGCCATGGTGATGGAGGTCCAGGGGGCCAGCGGTACCACCTTTTCCTGGCCGACATAATGGGCCAGGCCGGCGCCGTTCCTGCCGACACTGCCGGTCAGGATCAGGGCGGTGATGGCGGCCCGGTAAATCAGGTCGTTGTGATACCAGTGGTTGACACCCGAGCCGATGATAATCATGTTGCGGCCTGTGCTCTGCTCGCCATTCACGGCCCATTCGCGGGCGATCGTGATCAGGCTGTCGGCGGCTATGCCGGTGTATTTTTCCTGCCAAGCCGGGGTAAAGGGTTTGTCATCCTCGTAGTTCTTCGGGTAGTCGCCCCCCAGGCCGCGTGAAACACCGAATTGTCCCATCATGAGGTCAAAAACGGTGGCGACCGTGATCTCCCCATCCTTGGTCATGACACGCCGGACCGGGACATCCCGCAGCACGTCGCCGTCGGCCTCAAAGGAGAAACGGACCTTACGGGTATCCTGGCCCAGGTTGGTCAGGCTGCAATCGATATCGCCCCCGTCCACCAGGTCCACCATATCCAGGTTCCAGTTTCCCTCCTGCTTGCTCCAGCGTGAACCGACGCTGCCATGGGGAAAACGGACATTCCCGGCACTGTCGCCGACGCAGAGGGTCCAGTCGGCATGTTCAATCCCTTGGCCGCGCTCCAGGTCGGCTGCCCGCAGGAATTCTCCCTGCCGCAAGGCGCCGTCTTTTTCGTTCAGTTTGACCAGGAACGGCAGGTCGGTGAACTTGCGCACGTATTCGTCAAAGAATGGGACCTGCCGGTTGGCGTAGAACTCGGTCAGGATCACGTGGTTGACCGCCATCCAGAAGGCGCCATCATGCCCCTGCTCTACCGGTAGCCAGGCATCGGCAAATTTGCTGGCCATGCTGTAATCGGGAGACATGACCACTACTTTGGTGCCGCGGTAGCGGGCCTCGGTCATGAAGTGGGCATCCGGGGTGCGGGTCATGGGAACGTTGGAGCCGCACAGGACGATGTAGGAGGCGTTGTACCAGTCGGCCGACTCGTTGACGTCGGTCTGCTCGCCCCAGACCTGGGGAGATGCCGGCGGCAGGTCGCAGTACCAGTCGTAGAAACTCATGGCTACTCCGCCTATCAGCTGGAGGAAACGGGTACCGGCCGCATAGCTGATCATGGACATGGCAGGAATGGGTGTAAATCCGATCACTCGGTCCGGTCCATATTTCTTGGCTGTATAGAGGGTAGAAGCGGCGATAAGCTCATTCGCCTCCTCCCAGGAAGCGCGACGGAAGCCGCCCATGCCGCGCTTGCTGACATAACTCTCACGCGACTCGGAATTCTCAACAATGCTTTTCCAGGCCTCAACCGGGTCGTCATGGACCGCACGGGCCTGACGCCAAAGATCGATCAGTGCGCCCCGCATATAGGGGTGCTTGACCCGCAACGGACTGTAGAGATACCAGGAAAAACTGATCCCGCGCTGACAGCCGCGTGGCTCGTGATTGGGAATATCACCGTTAAACTGCGGATAATCGTTGGCCTGCAGTTCCCAGCCGACAATGCCGTCCTTGACATGTACCATCCAGCTGCAGCCGCCGGTGCAGTTGACCCCGTGGGTGCTGCGCACCACCTTGTCATATTGCCACCGGTTCCGGTAGAACTCCTCCCACCCCCGATTGCACGGGCTATGGTCGTCTTTGATCCGCTCGTTCGACATTATCTGATCCTCCTCTTGTAGAGAGTCAATCCCAGCAGCAGCACCACAAACAGACCGCCGCCCATCAGGGGAAAGGGAATTGGACAGCCGCCACCGCCCTTTTGGGTAGCCGAGTCCTTAAACAAGGCCATCAGCGCCGCGATCTCGTCATCGGCTAGTGGTCGGTCGGCGTAGACCCTTTTCATAATCGGGAACTTGAGTGACTTGAGGGCGCCCTGCATACCAGCATCACCCATCTTCTGATAGGATTTGCTCAGATCGGCAATCGAGAGGTTGCCCCCAGTGATACCAGGGTAGGTGAAGGGGTGACAGGAGAGACAGGGTGCACCGCCCTTGGTAAAACGTGTGCTCCCCGTGAAAAGCGCCTTTCCCTGGGCGATCAGTTCCGGGGTGACAGAAACTGCCAGCTGTTCGCCAGCCGGTAAAGCGCCCGCGCCGCTTGTACTCGAAAGATAAACAATAATTTTCAGGGCATCTTCATGACTGATACCCAGGTTCGGCATCTCATAGCCGTATTTCTTCACCAGTTCAGCCTGAACCGGATCTTTGCTCACCGTCAGCTTGCCCGGGTCCATGATGAGCGATTCGAGCCACTCATGGGGCCGCTCAGCGGTTATGCCCTTAAGGTCGGGACCACCGCCATCACCACCACCGATACTGTGGCAACCGGCACACT of Geobacter sp. contains these proteins:
- the narH gene encoding nitrate reductase subunit beta; this translates as MDVRAQLVMVFNLDKCIGCHTCSISCKNIWTDRKGAEYMWWNNVETKPGVGYPKKWENQEIFKGGWLREGGKLKLRAMGKGPTLFNMFFQPNMPKLDDYYEPFDFDYSNLYKAPPGSDQPVAEAFSQVSGERIEKITGGPNWDDDLSGSQVYAVEDSNLDDSTLVADYGRMFMHYLPRICNHCLNPACVASCPSRAIYKRGEDGVVLVDQEVCKGWRFCTSACPYKKVYFNWQSGKAEKCIFCFPRTETGQCNACAHSCVGRIRHVGVLLYDANRVEEALLKPDDQLVAAHRDVILDPHDPEVREAARKNGVTDQWLEAAEKSPVYALVKEFAVALPLHPEFRTMPMAYYIPSLSPVISSGGDLHELADHGTFPLLEKMRAPISFLASILSGGNQEIIAEILRKQIALRLFKRAGNLGQPIEESILKNAGLDEAGANRLYSLFTIAPYRERNVIPTQQREEQDSHQRKGASGFGILKKTRGPK
- the narJ gene encoding nitrate reductase molybdenum cofactor assembly chaperone: MTIAASYDALARLLDYPTEKQQLRVDYELVSSFLNKLHLDSPISDFAGFAEASSLAELQEEYVATFDFNPATAPYLGHHLFGDNQKKGGYMIMLKQEFERCGYTPIATELPDHLSVLLGFLAHLARQDQHGARQPFISECVLPGVERYNSAFAGRQDSHWKVLVEAARLLCAEDCREVPSC
- a CDS encoding nitrate reductase subunit alpha yields the protein MSNERIKDDHSPCNRGWEEFYRNRWQYDKVVRSTHGVNCTGGCSWMVHVKDGIVGWELQANDYPQFNGDIPNHEPRGCQRGISFSWYLYSPLRVKHPYMRGALIDLWRQARAVHDDPVEAWKSIVENSESRESYVSKRGMGGFRRASWEEANELIAASTLYTAKKYGPDRVIGFTPIPAMSMISYAAGTRFLQLIGGVAMSFYDWYCDLPPASPQVWGEQTDVNESADWYNASYIVLCGSNVPMTRTPDAHFMTEARYRGTKVVVMSPDYSMASKFADAWLPVEQGHDGAFWMAVNHVILTEFYANRQVPFFDEYVRKFTDLPFLVKLNEKDGALRQGEFLRAADLERGQGIEHADWTLCVGDSAGNVRFPHGSVGSRWSKQEGNWNLDMVDLVDGGDIDCSLTNLGQDTRKVRFSFEADGDVLRDVPVRRVMTKDGEITVATVFDLMMGQFGVSRGLGGDYPKNYEDDKPFTPAWQEKYTGIAADSLITIAREWAVNGEQSTGRNMIIIGSGVNHWYHNDLIYRAAITALILTGSVGRNGAGLAHYVGQEKVVPLAPWTSITMAQDWIKASRLQNTPSFWYMHSDQWRYDRNFVDYFKPETGENMPMHTADFNAKAVRLGWLPFSPHFNESPVRLMEQAQAAGATTDDEVRAWLIARLKSGETRFAIEDPDGDGNSPKVWFIWRGNAISASAKGHEFFLKHVIGAPNSSFTAREAAKGQVKDIVWHEKAPTGKLDLVVDLNFRMDTSTLYSDIVLPAATWYEKSDLNTTDMHSFVNCMDAAVDPAWESKSDWNIFAGIAKKFSELSPKHFPAPFKDIIAAPLQHDTPGEIAQRNVKDWKLGECEAIPGTTMPHLPIVERDYVNLYNRFMSLGPHIGHLHAHGVSWEAEDIHEQLLKTMPTRSWGDKTFIDMEDVRDVADVIMALAPETNGELAHRAYQSLEKRVGKPLAQISEGDRNFRITWEDITQKPRRHISSPVWSGLVNENRPYAPFTLNVEYGVPWRTLTGRQSLYLDHPYYGEFNEGLPTFKGKLDPAMLDETEGETGLILNFLTPHGKWSIHSTYSDNLRMLTLSRGGPVVWLNHEDAASAGIEDNEEIEVFNANGVVTSRAVVSSRIPRGAAIMYHAPERTLNVKKSRKSGKHGGVHNSLSRIRLKPTLMLGGYAQFSYYFNYWGPPGVNRDSYVVVRKLRG
- a CDS encoding c-type cytochrome codes for the protein MANRNCFLSCCSTLLVLLACCCPVQADQGKDLFDKQCAGCHSIGGGDGGGPDLKGITAERPHEWLESLIMDPGKLTVSKDPVQAELVKKYGYEMPNLGISHEDALKIIVYLSSTSGAGALPAGEQLAVSVTPELIAQGKALFTGSTRFTKGGAPCLSCHPFTYPGITGGNLSIADLSKSYQKMGDAGMQGALKSLKFPIMKRVYADRPLADDEIAALMALFKDSATQKGGGGCPIPFPLMGGGLFVVLLLGLTLYKRRIR
- a CDS encoding MFS transporter, whose amino-acid sequence is MLEIATAKSHKILFLNTLAFTVCFAAWMFNGVLVTFLVDNQVFNWGPVKIGWLLGIPVLTGSLFRLPAGMLTDKFGGKPVFVSLLFLCAVPMYLLSKADSFFLFALCSFGFGLAGVSFSIGIAFTSVWYPRERQGTALGIFGAGNVGAALTTLFAPTMLNRLTNSGANIDGWRQLPVYYALILAGMGVVFALFSENRKPASSSKSFTKMLTPLKHVRVWRFGLYYFLVFGCFVAFSQWLMPYFVNVYYLPMVTAGLFASMFSLPSGVFRALGGWLSDKFGGRQIMYVVLTVSTLISLLIIVPKMEIYSPGQGVMAKRGGVVKEVTSTSIVIDEQSYLLKGKPEIMTNFDDKMLIFPSKQAWQEPVVVVGQTVYKKELLAKGVTRIFFQANVWIFAAFVLILGISWGIGMAAVYKLIPDYFPEEVGVVGGMVGVIGGLGGFVCPIVFGYLLEWSGLWSSCWMFIFVLSLLCIVSLHYVVRKMMLAKHPKDMRKIEGPAAGVRL
- the narI gene encoding respiratory nitrate reductase subunit gamma, coding for MLNSFIFIVLPYTALALIIFVTPYRFFSNRLTWSAYSTQFLERKTLFWGINPWHYGIIPVLAAHVLGVVAPGPMKALLGNQNNLVVIESIGLALGLFAVFGCLVLLLRRVNTPILKRVTFASDWVVLYLLLAQSMTGVYVATFMRWGSQWYLHTAVPYLWSLLTFNPQIEYMTDFPLVFKLHAAGAFLIVALLPFTKLVHLLYVPFDFLKDPPILYRWRAK